From Streptomyces sp. HUAS MG91, the proteins below share one genomic window:
- a CDS encoding pectate lyase: MSTRRCHGRVISGLVGCTALALVVTGTAGTAHAHGRDTARQTLAAGDGWGSATTGTTGGAAADAAHVYTVTTWAGLKAAFADGGTAPKIVRIRGTLDADGSTCDDFAADGYDFDRYLADYDPAVWGYENEVSGEQEDLRAASATAQAKAVKADVPANTTIVGVGKDAGIVGGSLQITGVDNVIVRGLTLESPLDCFPQWDPTDGDTGNWNSEYDAAVVHGSTHVWLDHNTFTDGDHPDSTLPTYYGRLYQQHDGELDIVKGADLVTVSWNVFEDHDKTLMIGNSDGAAATDEGRLRVTLHHNLFKNLVERAPRVRFGQVDAYNNWYVANADYGYSFGIGFKSQLYAEKNAFTLPEGIGAGSILHRWNDYPLTAKGNVVNGVGTDLIAAYNAANASAPLRSGAGWTPELRLRVDPAKSVPRLVARDAGAAHLR; the protein is encoded by the coding sequence ATGAGCACACGCAGATGTCATGGACGTGTCATATCCGGACTGGTCGGCTGCACCGCCCTGGCCCTCGTCGTCACCGGCACCGCGGGCACCGCCCACGCGCACGGCCGCGACACCGCCCGCCAGACCCTCGCCGCCGGTGACGGCTGGGGCTCGGCGACCACCGGCACCACCGGGGGCGCCGCCGCCGACGCCGCGCACGTCTACACCGTCACCACCTGGGCCGGACTGAAGGCCGCCTTCGCCGACGGCGGCACCGCACCGAAGATCGTCAGGATCCGGGGGACGCTCGACGCGGACGGCTCGACCTGCGACGACTTCGCCGCCGACGGCTACGACTTCGACCGGTACCTCGCCGACTACGACCCGGCCGTCTGGGGCTACGAGAACGAGGTCAGCGGCGAACAGGAGGACCTGCGAGCCGCCTCCGCCACCGCCCAGGCCAAGGCCGTCAAGGCCGACGTGCCCGCCAACACCACCATCGTCGGCGTCGGCAAGGACGCCGGGATCGTCGGCGGCAGCCTCCAGATCACCGGCGTCGACAACGTCATCGTGCGCGGCCTCACCCTGGAGTCGCCGCTCGACTGCTTCCCGCAGTGGGACCCGACCGACGGCGACACCGGCAACTGGAACTCCGAGTACGACGCCGCCGTCGTCCACGGCTCCACCCACGTCTGGCTGGACCACAACACCTTCACCGACGGCGACCACCCCGACTCCACGCTGCCCACCTACTACGGCCGCCTCTACCAGCAGCACGACGGCGAACTCGACATCGTCAAGGGCGCCGACCTCGTCACCGTGTCCTGGAACGTCTTCGAGGACCACGACAAGACCCTGATGATCGGCAACAGCGACGGCGCCGCCGCCACCGACGAGGGCCGGCTGCGCGTCACCCTGCACCACAACCTCTTCAAGAACCTCGTCGAGCGCGCGCCGCGCGTCCGCTTCGGGCAGGTCGACGCGTACAACAACTGGTACGTCGCGAACGCCGACTACGGCTACTCGTTCGGCATCGGGTTCAAGTCGCAGCTCTACGCCGAGAAGAACGCCTTCACGCTTCCTGAAGGGATCGGCGCCGGGTCGATCCTCCACCGGTGGAACGACTATCCCCTCACCGCGAAGGGGAACGTCGTCAACGGTGTCGGGACCGACCTCATCGCCGCCTACAACGCGGCGAACGCTTCCGCTCCGCTGCGGTCGGGGGCCGGGTGGACGCCCGAGCTGCGGCTCCGGGTCGACCCGGCCAAGTCCGTCCCCCGACTCGTCGCCCGCGACGCGGGTGCCGCCCACCTCCGCTGA
- a CDS encoding sugar ABC transporter substrate-binding protein, producing the protein MNLRMRKGALRTGTAVTLSTLLALTATACGDDGSGAGGDKGDEGSGKGTITFWDNNTAVRRDVWMEIIKDFEEKNPDIEVKYVGIPAESVQSKYDTAIQGGGLPDVGGVGTAMLATLTAQNALEPVGDRLATSALNDKLNSKFLDSVKAAGGSSELYTIPTSANNGVLYYRTDLFDKAGLEAPTTWSRFFDAAGKLTKTSKNRFGYTIRGGEGSIAQALDVMYGQSGITSFWDGDSERTTVNDPKNVAALEKYAALFKKATPSADVNNDFTKMVSQWDSGTIGMLNHNLGSYAGHVKALGADKFKGLPNPTGDDGTRVQVSNPVDGLGLFKASKNKTAAWKFMEFAASHSENSKWNESAGQIPANTDAAKDAWVQKAEPTRLAAEALESGSTKIVQLPYYLPDWNTISKADNEANFQKVLLGKESAKDFLDTMADQLNKAQDDWKQQAN; encoded by the coding sequence ATGAACCTCCGCATGCGCAAAGGCGCGCTCCGCACCGGCACCGCCGTGACCCTGTCCACGCTGCTCGCCCTGACCGCCACGGCCTGTGGCGACGACGGCTCCGGCGCCGGCGGCGACAAGGGCGACGAGGGCTCCGGCAAGGGCACGATCACCTTCTGGGACAACAACACGGCCGTGCGCCGCGACGTCTGGATGGAGATCATCAAGGACTTCGAGGAGAAGAACCCCGACATCGAGGTCAAGTACGTCGGCATCCCCGCCGAGAGCGTGCAGTCCAAGTACGACACCGCCATCCAGGGCGGCGGCCTGCCCGACGTCGGCGGCGTGGGCACCGCGATGCTGGCCACCCTCACCGCGCAGAACGCCCTCGAACCGGTCGGCGACCGGCTGGCCACCAGCGCCCTCAACGACAAGCTGAACAGCAAGTTCCTGGACTCGGTGAAGGCGGCCGGGGGCAGCAGCGAGCTGTACACGATCCCGACGTCCGCCAACAACGGCGTCCTGTACTACCGCACCGACCTGTTCGACAAGGCGGGCCTGGAAGCGCCGACCACGTGGTCCAGATTCTTCGACGCGGCGGGCAAGCTGACCAAGACCTCGAAGAACCGGTTCGGATACACCATCCGCGGCGGCGAGGGCTCCATCGCCCAGGCCCTCGACGTGATGTACGGGCAGAGCGGCATCACCTCGTTCTGGGACGGCGACAGCGAGCGGACGACCGTCAACGACCCCAAGAACGTCGCCGCGCTGGAGAAGTACGCCGCCCTCTTCAAGAAGGCCACCCCGTCGGCCGACGTCAACAACGACTTCACCAAGATGGTCAGCCAGTGGGACAGCGGCACCATCGGCATGCTCAACCACAACCTGGGCTCCTACGCGGGCCATGTGAAGGCGCTGGGCGCCGACAAGTTCAAGGGCCTGCCGAACCCGACCGGTGACGACGGCACCCGTGTGCAGGTCTCCAATCCGGTGGACGGACTCGGCCTGTTCAAGGCGAGCAAGAACAAGACGGCGGCCTGGAAGTTCATGGAGTTCGCCGCCTCGCACAGCGAGAACAGCAAGTGGAACGAGTCGGCGGGCCAGATCCCGGCCAACACCGACGCCGCCAAGGACGCCTGGGTCCAGAAGGCCGAGCCCACCAGGCTCGCCGCCGAGGCCCTGGAGTCCGGCTCCACCAAGATCGTGCAGCTGCCGTACTACCTGCCCGACTGGAACACCATCTCCAAGGCCGACAACGAGGCCAACTTCCAGAAGGTCCTGCTCGGCAAGGAATCCGCCAAGGACTTCCTCGACACCATGGCCGACCAGCTGAACAAGGCCCAGGACGACTGGAAGCAGCAGGCCAACTAG
- a CDS encoding family 43 glycosylhydrolase: MTPAARFGDLGDGTYRNPVLAADWSDPDVCRVGDDFYLTASSFGRAPGLPLLHSRDLVNWTLIGHALDRLEPTEAFTAPRHDCGVWAPSIRYHDERFWIFWGDPDHGIHQINAPSIRGPWSRRHLLKAGKGLIDACPLWDEESGEAFLVHAYARSRAGIKNRLTGHRMSADATELLDEGTLLIDGDRIPGWFTVEGPKLYRRDGWYWILAPAGGVETGWQGAFRSRSFHGPYEERVILEQGATAVNGPHQGGWVDTPAGEDWFLHFQQRGAYGRVVHLQPMRWDAQGWPELGAEDAPGVPVDVHPKPELPAQPVTAPATGDDFPGGRFGRQWQWTANPRDGLATAHGGDGLRLTCVRSADGMRDLRRVPHVLTQRLPLAPSRVEVGLRLDSTAPGARAGLVVLGDAYSWIGLERAADGTAHVVHRFAEGPTADTERAAAHPRPAPDGTARLRIDIHDGARCRFLVDTGDGFRPSGQLFAALPWRWVGALLGLFAAAPDGAVPGGTGPAGTALFTRFRSTELSAQAPVTPVTPA, translated from the coding sequence ATGACCCCCGCGGCCCGCTTCGGCGACCTGGGCGACGGCACCTACCGCAACCCGGTCCTCGCCGCCGACTGGTCCGACCCCGACGTGTGCCGCGTCGGCGACGACTTCTACCTCACCGCGTCCAGCTTCGGCCGGGCGCCGGGCCTGCCCCTGCTGCACTCCCGCGACCTCGTCAACTGGACCCTGATCGGCCATGCCCTCGACCGCCTCGAACCCACCGAGGCGTTCACGGCGCCGCGCCACGACTGCGGCGTGTGGGCGCCCTCGATCCGGTACCACGACGAGCGCTTCTGGATCTTCTGGGGCGACCCCGACCACGGCATCCACCAGATCAACGCACCCTCGATCAGGGGCCCTTGGAGCCGTAGGCACCTGCTGAAGGCGGGCAAGGGCCTGATCGACGCCTGCCCGCTGTGGGACGAGGAGAGCGGCGAGGCGTTCCTCGTGCACGCCTACGCCCGATCGCGGGCCGGCATCAAGAACCGGCTCACCGGCCACCGGATGAGCGCCGACGCCACCGAACTCCTCGACGAGGGAACCCTGTTGATCGACGGGGACCGGATCCCCGGCTGGTTCACCGTCGAGGGGCCCAAGCTGTACCGGCGCGACGGCTGGTACTGGATCCTCGCCCCGGCCGGAGGCGTGGAGACGGGCTGGCAGGGCGCCTTCCGCTCCCGCTCGTTCCACGGCCCGTACGAGGAGCGCGTGATCCTCGAACAGGGCGCCACCGCCGTCAACGGCCCCCACCAGGGCGGCTGGGTGGACACGCCCGCGGGGGAGGACTGGTTCCTGCACTTCCAGCAACGCGGTGCGTACGGGCGTGTGGTGCATCTCCAGCCGATGCGCTGGGACGCGCAGGGCTGGCCGGAGCTCGGAGCCGAGGACGCGCCCGGCGTTCCCGTGGACGTCCACCCCAAGCCGGAGCTGCCCGCCCAGCCGGTCACGGCGCCCGCGACCGGCGACGACTTCCCCGGCGGCCGGTTCGGCCGGCAGTGGCAGTGGACCGCCAACCCGCGCGACGGCCTCGCCACCGCGCACGGCGGCGACGGCCTGCGCCTGACCTGTGTGCGCTCCGCCGACGGGATGCGCGACCTGCGCCGCGTCCCGCACGTCCTCACCCAGCGGCTGCCCCTGGCCCCCTCCCGCGTGGAGGTCGGCCTCCGGCTGGACAGCACGGCACCCGGCGCCCGCGCGGGACTCGTGGTGCTCGGCGACGCCTACTCCTGGATCGGCCTGGAGCGCGCCGCCGACGGCACCGCCCACGTCGTGCACCGGTTCGCCGAGGGCCCGACCGCCGACACCGAACGCGCCGCCGCCCACCCGCGCCCGGCACCGGACGGCACGGCGCGGCTGCGCATCGACATCCACGACGGGGCACGCTGCCGCTTCCTCGTCGACACCGGCGACGGATTCCGGCCCTCGGGCCAGCTGTTCGCCGCACTGCCGTGGCGCTGGGTCGGAGCACTGCTCGGCCTCTTCGCCGCGGCCCCTGACGGGGCGGTTCCCGGCGGTACGGGACCCGCCGGGACCGCCCTCTTCACCCGCTTCCGCAGCACCGAACTCTCCGCACAGGCACCCGTCACACCCGTCACACCCGCCTGA
- a CDS encoding PmoA family protein gives MNTTATAPLTLHCAGRPVARYEVRADLGRRSAPRPFLHPVTTLAGTPVTEYAPADHPHHLGAGVAVPDVDGHNFWGGRTYVRGQGPTALDNHGEQRHRAFEPRCPDGRVEDLDRIVEDLDWIVGDLDRNAEARLLLRERRTVAVTRLADDAWALDLTFALTNPGREPVIVGSPATNGRPGAGYGGFFWRAPKESAVPSVRTPDAEGEEAVHGRPADWLALTGDGWTLVFAGATAETRRDPWFVRTAEYPGVGSSLAARERLPIAPGDTVVRRIVTVVADGRPDRERTVALVGKAVSA, from the coding sequence GTGAACACGACCGCCACCGCACCCCTCACCCTGCACTGCGCGGGCCGCCCGGTCGCCCGCTACGAGGTCCGCGCCGACCTCGGCCGGCGCAGCGCACCGCGCCCGTTCCTGCACCCGGTGACGACCCTCGCCGGCACCCCCGTCACCGAGTACGCGCCCGCCGATCACCCGCACCACCTCGGGGCCGGCGTCGCCGTGCCGGACGTCGACGGACACAACTTCTGGGGCGGCCGGACGTACGTACGCGGCCAGGGCCCGACCGCGCTCGACAACCACGGCGAGCAGCGGCACCGCGCGTTCGAGCCGCGCTGCCCGGACGGCCGCGTCGAGGACCTGGACCGGATCGTCGAGGACCTGGACTGGATCGTCGGGGACCTGGACCGGAACGCGGAAGCGCGCCTGCTGCTGCGCGAGCGCCGCACCGTCGCCGTGACCCGGCTCGCCGACGACGCCTGGGCGCTCGACCTCACCTTCGCGCTCACCAACCCGGGCCGTGAGCCGGTCATCGTCGGCAGCCCCGCCACCAACGGCCGCCCCGGCGCCGGGTACGGGGGCTTCTTCTGGCGGGCGCCCAAGGAGAGCGCCGTCCCCTCGGTGCGCACCCCCGACGCCGAGGGCGAGGAGGCCGTGCACGGGCGCCCCGCCGACTGGCTCGCCCTGACCGGCGACGGCTGGACCCTGGTCTTCGCCGGGGCCACCGCCGAGACCCGGCGCGACCCGTGGTTCGTGCGCACCGCCGAGTACCCGGGCGTCGGCTCCTCGCTCGCCGCCCGGGAGCGCCTGCCGATCGCCCCCGGCGACACCGTCGTACGCCGGATCGTCACGGTCGTCGCCGACGGCCGCCCCGACCGCGAGCGGACCGTCGCGCTGGTCGGAAAGGCGGTGTCCGCATGA
- a CDS encoding Gfo/Idh/MocA family oxidoreductase, protein MTTEIPVPVVLAGARGHGRWHLDNIRRLADARLVTLAGVCEPKPLSDSELAGFGDVAQSPDLGDLLDRTGARAAVICTPIPTHTGLALTAAARGVHLLLEKPPAPSYAEYERMAAGVAAAGVACQIGFQSLGSHAVSHIRDLVRDGVIGEPLGIGAAGAWARDEAYFRRAPWAGRRRLPDGTGSQVDVVDGVLTNPLAHAVATGLALDGATGADDLTDIRTELFRANAIEADDTSYVSITTRTGSRVTVAATLCAERPDEPYVVVHGTRGRITFWYKQDRVLVQRAGHGPRESTYARTDLLENLVAHLTDPAGATGLLVTPAATGAFMRVVEAVRRAPDPRPLPASAWHTVPGGGGDGTVRRVVRGIDGLVAASADTLTGFAGLGATWARREADPARTEQEAAR, encoded by the coding sequence ATGACCACCGAGATTCCGGTACCCGTCGTTCTCGCGGGTGCCCGCGGACACGGCCGCTGGCACCTGGACAACATCCGGCGGCTGGCCGACGCACGCCTCGTCACCCTCGCCGGGGTCTGCGAACCGAAGCCTCTCTCGGACTCCGAGCTGGCCGGCTTCGGAGATGTGGCCCAATCCCCGGACCTCGGCGACCTCCTTGACCGCACCGGCGCCCGCGCCGCGGTCATCTGCACCCCGATCCCGACCCACACCGGCCTGGCGCTCACCGCCGCCGCGCGGGGCGTGCACCTGCTCCTGGAGAAGCCGCCCGCGCCGTCGTACGCGGAGTACGAGCGGATGGCCGCCGGGGTCGCCGCGGCCGGTGTCGCCTGCCAGATCGGGTTCCAGTCGCTCGGCTCGCACGCGGTGTCTCATATACGAGATCTCGTACGGGACGGGGTCATCGGCGAACCCCTCGGCATCGGCGCCGCCGGAGCCTGGGCCCGCGACGAGGCCTACTTCCGGCGCGCCCCCTGGGCGGGGCGGCGCAGGCTCCCCGACGGCACCGGCAGCCAGGTCGACGTGGTCGACGGCGTGCTCACCAACCCCTTGGCCCACGCCGTCGCCACCGGCCTCGCCCTCGACGGCGCGACCGGCGCCGACGACCTGACCGACATCCGCACCGAGTTGTTCCGCGCCAACGCCATCGAGGCCGACGACACCTCGTACGTCTCGATCACCACCCGCACCGGCTCGCGGGTCACCGTCGCCGCGACCCTGTGCGCCGAGCGGCCCGACGAGCCCTACGTCGTCGTGCACGGCACCCGTGGCCGGATCACCTTCTGGTACAAGCAGGACCGCGTCCTCGTGCAGCGCGCCGGACACGGCCCGCGCGAGAGCACGTACGCCCGTACGGACCTCCTGGAGAACCTGGTCGCCCACCTCACCGACCCGGCCGGAGCCACCGGACTCCTCGTCACCCCCGCCGCGACCGGCGCCTTCATGCGGGTCGTCGAGGCGGTCCGGCGCGCGCCCGACCCGCGCCCGCTGCCCGCCTCCGCGTGGCACACGGTGCCCGGCGGCGGGGGCGACGGCACCGTCCGCCGGGTCGTGCGCGGCATCGACGGACTCGTCGCGGCCAGCGCCGACACCCTCACCGGCTTCGCCGGACTCGGCGCGACCTGGGCCCGGCGGGAAGCCGACCCGGCCCGCACGGAACAGGAGGCCGCCCGGTGA
- a CDS encoding carbohydrate ABC transporter permease: protein MTVKEAQLTPAATATASAPPAPGRRRPETRPSKKGSSWDDVPRRQIYVPLGVYLLFTLIPFYWMLLFAFRPTGSTSLVPWPLTFEHFDKVWNERAFATFFQNSLLVGVASMLMTTVVALAGGYALARFDFKVKRAFMLALLCSQFIPGALMLVPLFEIFANLKMINSLGSVIIAETVFQLPLTMILISGFIRNVPPSLEEAAWVDGCGRFRAFCAVVLPLLRPGLIAVGSFAFVHSWNHFLFALMFLSDQSKQTIPVGLATLMGADSVDLGALAAGGVVAALPVVIVFAFIQKWLVTGFSAGAVKG from the coding sequence GTGACCGTAAAGGAAGCGCAGTTGACCCCCGCCGCCACCGCCACCGCCTCCGCGCCCCCGGCACCCGGCCGGCGCCGCCCGGAGACCAGGCCGTCGAAGAAGGGTTCGTCCTGGGACGACGTGCCTCGCCGGCAGATCTACGTGCCGCTCGGCGTGTACCTCCTCTTCACGCTGATCCCCTTCTACTGGATGCTGCTCTTCGCGTTCCGGCCCACCGGCTCGACCTCGCTCGTGCCGTGGCCGCTCACCTTCGAGCACTTCGACAAGGTCTGGAACGAGCGGGCGTTCGCCACCTTCTTCCAGAACAGCCTGCTCGTCGGCGTCGCCTCGATGCTCATGACGACGGTCGTCGCCCTGGCCGGCGGCTACGCGCTCGCCCGCTTCGACTTCAAGGTCAAGAGGGCCTTCATGCTGGCCCTGCTCTGCTCGCAGTTCATCCCGGGCGCGCTGATGCTGGTCCCGCTCTTCGAGATCTTCGCCAACCTGAAGATGATCAACTCGCTGGGCAGTGTCATCATCGCCGAGACGGTCTTCCAGCTGCCGCTGACGATGATCCTGATCAGCGGCTTCATCCGGAACGTGCCGCCCTCCCTGGAGGAGGCCGCCTGGGTCGACGGCTGCGGACGCTTCCGCGCCTTCTGCGCGGTCGTCCTGCCACTGCTGCGGCCCGGACTCATCGCGGTGGGCTCCTTCGCCTTCGTGCACAGCTGGAACCACTTCCTGTTCGCCCTGATGTTCCTCTCGGACCAGAGCAAGCAGACGATCCCGGTCGGCCTCGCCACCCTCATGGGCGCCGACTCCGTCGACCTGGGCGCGCTCGCCGCGGGCGGGGTCGTGGCCGCCCTGCCCGTCGTGATCGTCTTCGCCTTCATCCAGAAGTGGCTCGTCACGGGCTTCAGCGCCGGGGCGGTGAAGGGATGA
- a CDS encoding sugar ABC transporter permease — MAQAAAVAKAPPAGPPPRRRRTSATPRRLPYLLIAPAGLLMLGFIAYPVISVFYYSLQNYNPTKPWRNGFAGLDNFVTAFTGDPDFWSTLGFSLQWVVVQVVLQLLLGLGLALVVNQTFIGRGLARALVFSPWAVSGVLTSSIWMLLYNSQTGITRYLADAGIGSYGTSWLSDTATVFPAVVTAELWRGVPFFAILILADLQSVSKDLYEAAEVDGASRLRQFLHITLPHLKDAIILSTLLRAVWEFNNVDLLYTLTGGGPAGETTTLPLRIASIAVDSHDFGYASALTSIAFVILLFCSMLYLRLSKFGGDDK; from the coding sequence ATGGCCCAAGCCGCAGCCGTGGCCAAAGCCCCGCCGGCCGGACCGCCGCCCCGGCGCCGCCGCACGTCCGCCACCCCGCGCAGGCTGCCGTATCTGCTGATCGCGCCCGCCGGTCTGCTGATGCTGGGCTTCATCGCGTACCCCGTCATCAGCGTCTTCTACTACAGCCTCCAGAACTACAACCCCACCAAGCCGTGGCGGAACGGCTTCGCGGGCCTCGACAACTTCGTCACCGCGTTCACCGGCGACCCCGACTTCTGGAGCACGCTCGGCTTCAGCCTCCAGTGGGTCGTGGTGCAGGTCGTCCTGCAACTCCTGCTCGGGCTCGGGCTCGCGCTCGTCGTGAACCAGACGTTCATCGGCCGCGGCCTCGCCCGCGCGCTGGTCTTCTCGCCGTGGGCCGTCTCCGGCGTGCTGACCTCGTCCATCTGGATGCTGCTCTACAACTCCCAGACCGGCATCACCCGTTACCTCGCCGACGCGGGCATCGGTAGTTACGGGACGTCGTGGCTTTCCGACACCGCGACCGTCTTCCCGGCCGTCGTCACCGCCGAACTCTGGCGCGGCGTACCGTTCTTCGCGATCCTCATCCTCGCCGACCTCCAGTCCGTCTCCAAGGACCTGTACGAGGCGGCCGAGGTCGACGGTGCGAGCCGGCTGCGGCAGTTCCTCCACATCACGCTGCCGCACCTGAAGGACGCCATCATCCTGTCCACCCTGCTGCGCGCGGTGTGGGAGTTCAACAACGTCGACCTGCTCTACACCCTCACCGGCGGCGGGCCCGCGGGGGAGACGACGACCCTGCCGCTGCGGATCGCCTCCATCGCCGTCGACAGCCACGACTTCGGCTACGCGTCCGCGCTGACCTCCATCGCCTTCGTGATCCTCCTGTTCTGCTCGATGCTCTATCTCCGCCTGAGCAAGTTCGGGGGCGACGACAAGTGA
- the araD gene encoding L-arabinonate dehydratase: MTGRRRLAPEELRSHQWYGTEGALRTWSHNARMRQLGYEAEEYRGRPVIAVLNTWSDINPCHVHLRERAEAVKRGVWQAGGFPLEFPVSTLSETYQKPTPMLYRNLLAMETEELLRSYPVDATVLLGGCDKSTPALLMGATSADVPALFVPAGPMLPGHWRGETLGSGTDMWKYWDEHRAGNLTDCELRELQGGLARSPGHCMTMGTASTMTAAAEVLGMTLPGASSVPAVDSAHERMAAASGRRAVELAWTALRPSEILTREAFDDAVTTVLGLGGSTNAVIHLIAMAGRAGVALTLDDFDRIARTVPVLANVRPGGRTYLMEDFHFAGGLPAFLSRITDLLHLERPTVNGTLGDQLDGAVVHDDDVIRTRDNPVAAEGGVAVLRGNLCPDGAVIKHIAAEPHLLEHTGPAVVFDDYKTMQRTIDDPESGITAESVLVLRNSGPKGGPGMPEYGMLPIPDHLLKQGVRDMVRISDARMSGTSYGACVLHVAPESYIGGPLALVRTGDRITLDVAARSLRLDVDDEELARRRAEWSAPPERYGRGYGALYNEQITQADTGCDFAFLARPGKVPDPYAS; this comes from the coding sequence ATGACCGGCCGTCGGCGGCTCGCCCCCGAGGAACTGCGCTCCCACCAGTGGTACGGCACCGAGGGCGCCCTGCGCACCTGGTCGCACAACGCCCGGATGCGCCAACTCGGTTACGAGGCCGAGGAGTACCGGGGCCGCCCGGTGATCGCCGTCCTCAACACCTGGTCCGACATCAACCCCTGCCACGTCCATCTGCGCGAGCGCGCCGAGGCGGTCAAGCGGGGCGTGTGGCAGGCGGGCGGCTTCCCCCTCGAATTCCCCGTCTCCACGCTCTCGGAGACGTACCAGAAGCCGACCCCGATGCTCTACCGCAACCTCCTCGCCATGGAGACCGAGGAACTCCTCCGCTCCTATCCGGTCGACGCGACGGTGCTGCTCGGCGGCTGCGACAAGTCGACCCCCGCGCTCCTCATGGGCGCCACCTCCGCCGACGTCCCCGCCCTGTTCGTGCCCGCCGGGCCGATGCTGCCGGGGCACTGGCGCGGCGAGACGCTCGGCTCCGGCACCGATATGTGGAAGTACTGGGACGAGCACCGCGCGGGCAACCTCACCGACTGCGAACTGCGCGAACTCCAGGGCGGGTTGGCGCGGTCGCCGGGCCACTGCATGACCATGGGGACCGCCTCCACCATGACCGCCGCCGCCGAGGTCCTCGGCATGACACTGCCCGGCGCGTCCTCCGTTCCCGCCGTCGACTCTGCGCACGAGCGGATGGCCGCCGCCTCCGGGCGCCGCGCCGTCGAGCTGGCGTGGACAGCGCTCAGGCCGTCCGAGATCCTCACCCGCGAGGCCTTCGACGACGCCGTCACCACCGTGCTCGGCCTCGGCGGCTCCACCAACGCCGTCATCCACCTCATCGCGATGGCCGGACGCGCGGGCGTCGCGCTCACCCTCGACGACTTCGACCGCATCGCCCGCACCGTGCCGGTCCTCGCCAACGTGCGGCCCGGCGGACGGACGTACCTCATGGAGGACTTCCACTTCGCCGGCGGACTGCCCGCCTTCCTCTCCCGGATCACCGACCTGCTGCACCTCGAACGGCCCACGGTGAACGGCACGTTGGGGGACCAGCTCGACGGTGCCGTCGTCCACGACGACGACGTCATCCGCACCCGGGACAACCCGGTCGCCGCCGAGGGCGGTGTCGCCGTCCTGCGCGGCAACCTCTGTCCCGACGGCGCCGTCATCAAGCACATCGCCGCCGAGCCGCACCTGCTCGAGCACACCGGTCCCGCCGTCGTCTTCGACGACTACAAGACCATGCAACGCACCATCGACGACCCGGAGTCGGGCATCACCGCCGAGAGTGTGCTCGTACTGCGCAACTCCGGTCCCAAGGGCGGGCCCGGCATGCCCGAGTACGGCATGCTCCCCATCCCCGACCACCTGCTCAAGCAGGGCGTACGGGACATGGTGCGGATCTCCGACGCCCGGATGAGCGGCACCAGTTACGGGGCGTGCGTCCTGCACGTGGCCCCCGAGTCGTACATCGGCGGCCCGCTCGCACTGGTCCGCACCGGCGACCGCATCACCCTCGACGTGGCCGCCCGCAGCCTCCGGCTCGACGTGGACGACGAGGAGCTGGCGCGCCGCCGCGCCGAGTGGAGCGCACCGCCCGAGCGGTACGGGCGCGGCTACGGCGCGCTCTACAACGAGCAGATCACCCAGGCCGACACCGGCTGCGACTTCGCCTTCCTGGCCAGGCCGGGCAAGGTGCCGGACCCGTACGCGAGCTGA